From a region of the Rhinopithecus roxellana isolate Shanxi Qingling chromosome 8, ASM756505v1, whole genome shotgun sequence genome:
- the LOC104657878 gene encoding LOW QUALITY PROTEIN: olfactory receptor 10J1-like (The sequence of the model RefSeq protein was modified relative to this genomic sequence to represent the inferred CDS: inserted 1 base in 1 codon) — MKRVSHTELREFVFQGFSSFQEHQLILFVVFLTLYILTLAGNIIILAIIYVDHHLHMPMYFFLSVLSTSETFYPLVTIPCMLSSLVGLSQSISLEGCGTQLFFLXGFAITNCLLLAVMGYDRYVAICNPLGYSVIMNWKVCAILASSVCATGFSLSLVQTVAIFRLPFCSPLIEHFFCDIWPVLDLACATPVTSGILTLIISLLAITAPVTFLFNSYVLIISTILKITSAGGRKKTFATCASHLTVVIIHYGCASIAYFKLKLENTKDQDQLISVTHTVITPLLNSVVYSLRNKEVQDALQRVLGRKFFR; from the exons ATGAAGAGAGTCAGTCACACGGAGTTAAGAGAGTTTGTTTTCCAAGGTTTCTCCAGTTTTCAAGAACATCAGCTCATACTTTTTGTGGTCTTTCTCACCCTCTACATCCTAACTCTGGCTGGCAATATCATCATTCTGGCTATAATCTATGTTGACCATCACCTCCATATGCCAATGTACTTCTTTTTAAGTGTGCTATCCACTTCAGAGACTTTCTATCCCCTGGTCACTATCCCATGCATGCTTTCCAGCCTTGTAGGCCTGAGCCAATCCATTTCCCTGGAGGGCTGTGGGACTCAGCTCTTTTTTT CTGGCTTTGCCATCACCAATTGCCTCCTGCTAGCCGTGATGGGATATGATCGCTATGTGGCCATCTGCAACCCACTTGGCTACTCAGTCATCATGAATTGGAAGGTGTGTGCTATACTGGCATCCTCAGTCTGTGCCACAGGGTTCTCACTCTCACTGGTTCAGACTGTGGCCATTTTCAGACTGCCCTTTTGCTCCCCACTGATTGAGCATTTCTTCTGTGATATTTGGCCTGTGTTGGACCTGGCCTGTGCTACCCCAGTGACCAGTGGTATTCTGACCTTAATTATCAGCCTCCTTGCCATCACAGCCCCAGTCACCTTCCTCTTCAACTCTTATGTCCTTATTATTTCCACCATTCTCAAGATCACCTCAGCTGGAGGCCGGAAGAAGACCTTCGCCACCTGTGCATCCCACCTCACTGTGGTCATTATCCACTATGGCTGTGCCTCCATTGCCTACTTCAAGCTCAAGTTGGAGAATACCAAAGATCAGGATCAGTTAATCTCAGTGACCCACACTGTCATAACACCTTTACTAAATTCTGTTGTGTatagtctgagaaataaagaagtCCAGGACGCTCTGCAGAGAGTGCTGGGTAGGAAATTCTTCCGCTAA